In a genomic window of Taylorella equigenitalis ATCC 35865:
- a CDS encoding ESPR-type extended signal peptide-containing protein, which translates to MNTIFKTIYNEVLGAWVAVSEITKTGGKKSKNKMLSTAIIVTIAGGASVSFAQTTVPDNKNNVVDGGKSVAVGEENKVYGGASLGFGTQNLIGFTDAKAGNALVAGFRNISTANYSTAIGSNNMSTSVDSLAFGKGNFTGDFTKFSAIRTKAGTGANQPGNGGTWNALETKLNETVAKYNLTAISAANLKEMQAIGVQNLAINLGALAFGNRNISAGQRSIAIGNESVALKNNSTALGYKNLVNGIVANAFGAQNTVEAHNGLAVGVGNKVTGLYGISIGNASVTGADLTTLQNISTVSGVHSISLGNSNAVKGQYALVVGKSSRAYLDNSIAIGSKSISKGLNSTAIGSTAQAMNASSLAVGHNAISLGDKSISIGNAQSLEKSTTAIGSNAKAWVFHSTAIGNTSEARGESSLAVGQNNKSYVAHSFSAGDWNSIKGRYAGSFGYHNNINNHGSYSYGNENTIDSNLSMAIGSSNNINSSADRTFILGRGINATHQNSVILGNKSESKAATAISSAKISGLSVTSFAGVGNAEYGVVSVGSNIKKEYFKDDLFTKNGNDPALKKRNSPEYIEYLAKIAFKKQELIKARLTDNPDADISDITDDYAIAKIKEGDANFKEPEWTPKLNQDQLNAAHKLGPRQIVNVAAGAVNENSTDAINGSQLFQVAKAIIDNGIKVQGDAGNAKTVKIGETVRIEGNASWADTDQGNNIATNTTGTGIMIGLKKALTGMTSGDFGGTVINADGVKVADNIKLADAGLTVGSVVIQPNKATVSGLQNPTANDEAVNLGYLTTKLTDLTNGGIKFTGNDGGDHTLKLGQKITIKGLANYADTDGGANIATQASDGQLLIGLKKALTGLTSVAIENGPTLSNAGIDAGGKPISNLKPATDTSGPNDAANVQYVKDKVEALKNAGYTLTGDSGTTGVKPIGSSIVFTGDANISTAASGTGVAIALKPNLTGLTSGTFGDTVINGDGVKVADNIKLADDGLTAGNVRIDPASNKITGLEAPTDDKDAVNKKFLDDAVKGLADGGIKFTGNDGGDHTLKLGQKITIKGTANYADTDGGANIATQASDGQLLIGLKKALTGLTSVAIENGPTLSNAGIDAGGKPISNLKPATDTSGPNDAANVQYVKDAVKGLTDSGYTLKGDADATQLFKVGSTIAFTGDANITSTVSANGISLALKPDLTGLTSGTFGDTVINGDGVKVADNIKLADDGLTAGNVRIDPTSNKITGLEAPTDDKDAVNKKFLDDAVKGLTDGGIKFTGNDGGDHTLKLGQKITIKGLANYADTDGGANIATQASDGQLLIGLKKALTGLTSFTTEGGTVLDDTGLAVKDGPSVKKDGIDAGGKKISNLKPADENSADNDAANVKFVKDAVKGLTDSGYTLKGDADATQLFKVGSTIAFTGDANITSTVSANGISLALKPDLTGLTSGTFGDTVINGDGVKVADNIKLADDGLTAGNVRIDPTSNKITGLEAPTDDKDAVNKKFLDDAVKGLTDGGIKFTGNDGGDHTLKLGQKITIKGTANYADTDGGANIATQASDGQLLIGLKKALTGLTSVAIENGPTLSNAGIDAGGKPISNLKPATDTSGPNDAANVQYVKDKVDALKNEGYTLTGDSGTTGVKPIGSSIAFTGDENLTTTASNTGVAIALNKSLQNMQSVAISNGPILNADGLKINDNVKLGSDGLTAGNVRIDPTSNKISGIEAPTDDKDAANKKYVDDHITNLNNNPLTFETNDGSTPKKLGDTLKIKGSDSNATKDNFDLSNIMTWIDENGVLRIGIRKSLELSSIKASDGAGKSATLNPDSLVFEGVDGKNGADGTVTMKVTTTGPADVKGNTLNRLSLNDVSIATLNDGFKYAGNVGGPISVTLNQTINIQGATANTNAKLFDGGKNVMTEVAQDGDGVKYTVAIKKSPEFENVTLTGTPAEGSTVAKPGKLAIQDGANKDKIIATVDGKGNSEIALKGASDKDIVKIGADSDSNGKVSVIGKDGANSTDLKHDGLAIKDASGTSNLGTNAQGTGGVEDLVANASAKKRRLTHTVDGKTEEIATLNDGLIVKGNTTDKAGVKLNNAVKVAGADSNTKWEDFDGGENIMTKVETVNGETVIRVAMKKDLKLKDGNFGGDGKDGSVTVSNGDGTETVSINPDKINFTGVPGKDGQPAVNAGIQMSQDVPNHVDGTKPATRLQVVNGDQVDHVATMNDGLKFSANTGEDSANKLNTTVNIKGDTANTNWSEFDDGRNIMTKIEANEKGETDITVALKRDIAVDTAVVGTAPVEAKDGQPAIAGKDGNITVVNKNGKTAIVINSAGDTGPEIAVNKPDSAEGTKLTTNGLEISKNGPDATKPTKAVVSIAPNGVPSVSEDASSSKPRLTLASGGKTESIATMNDGLKFQGDVESVDKLLSNTLTMVGGETDEKKLTTVEADKNIGVIVKDVADAGSRAPADKVMQVRLAKKLKGLESAEFKPVDAGGNATGQSIMIGAGGVTVTKGGNTASFSEDGLRVGENGPSMTSNGINAGGMPVTNVGTPIKANDAATKGYVDAELAKQQNQLGNNIEEVRKDALGASAMAIATAGLPQAYIPGKSAFAVAGGAVKGHSAFAMGISTISDSGKWILKGTVSGDGRTQVGGSIGAAYQW; encoded by the coding sequence ATGAATACCATTTTTAAGACCATTTATAACGAAGTATTAGGTGCTTGGGTTGCTGTTTCTGAGATTACAAAGACAGGTGGTAAAAAGTCTAAAAACAAAATGTTGTCTACTGCCATAATAGTTACAATTGCGGGAGGTGCTAGTGTCTCATTTGCCCAAACAACCGTCCCAGATAATAAGAACAATGTTGTTGATGGAGGTAAATCCGTCGCAGTAGGAGAAGAAAATAAAGTTTATGGTGGGGCATCATTAGGGTTTGGCACTCAGAACTTGATAGGTTTTACCGATGCTAAAGCGGGTAATGCTCTAGTAGCTGGTTTTAGGAATATATCAACAGCAAATTACTCTACCGCTATAGGTAGTAACAATATGTCAACTAGTGTAGATTCATTAGCCTTCGGTAAGGGTAATTTCACGGGAGACTTTACAAAATTTTCTGCTATCCGAACTAAAGCTGGTACTGGTGCAAACCAACCTGGCAATGGTGGGACTTGGAATGCACTTGAAACAAAACTTAATGAAACAGTAGCTAAATATAACTTAACTGCCATATCAGCTGCCAATTTAAAGGAAATGCAAGCTATCGGTGTACAGAACTTAGCTATAAATCTTGGGGCACTGGCATTTGGTAATCGAAATATTTCTGCTGGTCAAAGATCTATAGCAATTGGTAACGAATCCGTAGCACTTAAAAACAATAGTACCGCACTAGGTTATAAAAACTTAGTTAATGGAATTGTAGCTAATGCCTTTGGAGCTCAGAATACAGTAGAGGCTCATAATGGTTTAGCTGTGGGTGTAGGCAATAAAGTAACTGGGTTATACGGAATATCTATAGGTAATGCATCTGTAACTGGTGCTGATTTGACGACTCTTCAAAATATATCCACTGTATCTGGTGTACATTCTATATCTTTGGGTAATAGTAATGCAGTAAAAGGGCAATACGCACTAGTTGTCGGAAAATCCTCTCGAGCATATTTAGATAATTCTATTGCCATAGGGTCAAAATCTATTTCTAAGGGTTTAAATAGTACTGCTATTGGATCAACGGCTCAAGCTATGAATGCTTCTTCTTTAGCGGTTGGGCATAATGCCATATCACTTGGAGATAAATCAATTTCAATAGGTAATGCACAATCATTAGAAAAATCAACAACAGCAATTGGATCAAATGCTAAGGCCTGGGTTTTTCACTCTACCGCAATAGGCAACACATCTGAAGCCAGGGGTGAGTCTTCACTTGCCGTTGGCCAGAACAATAAATCATATGTAGCACATTCATTTTCAGCAGGTGATTGGAATAGTATTAAAGGAAGGTATGCTGGTTCATTTGGTTATCACAATAATATAAACAATCACGGTTCATACAGCTACGGTAACGAAAATACAATAGATAGTAATTTATCAATGGCTATTGGTTCTTCCAATAATATTAATTCATCTGCGGACCGAACATTTATCCTCGGTAGAGGGATTAATGCGACCCATCAAAACAGTGTAATTTTAGGTAATAAATCAGAAAGTAAAGCTGCTACTGCAATATCAAGTGCAAAAATCAGTGGTCTATCTGTGACAAGTTTTGCTGGTGTTGGTAATGCAGAATATGGTGTTGTATCTGTTGGGTCTAATATTAAAAAAGAGTATTTCAAAGATGACTTATTTACAAAAAATGGTAATGATCCAGCTTTGAAAAAACGCAATTCACCTGAATACATAGAGTATTTAGCTAAGATTGCATTTAAAAAGCAAGAACTTATTAAAGCAAGACTAACAGATAATCCCGATGCTGACATCTCTGATATAACGGATGACTATGCCATTGCCAAAATAAAAGAGGGTGATGCTAATTTCAAAGAGCCAGAGTGGACTCCAAAACTTAATCAAGACCAATTAAACGCTGCTCACAAATTAGGTCCACGTCAAATCGTGAATGTTGCGGCTGGAGCAGTAAATGAAAACAGTACCGATGCGATTAACGGCTCGCAATTATTCCAAGTTGCAAAAGCCATAATAGATAATGGCATAAAAGTTCAAGGTGATGCGGGCAACGCAAAAACCGTCAAGATAGGTGAAACTGTTCGTATTGAAGGTAATGCGAGCTGGGCGGATACGGACCAAGGGAATAATATTGCCACTAATACTACGGGTACTGGCATAATGATTGGGCTGAAAAAAGCTCTAACTGGCATGACTTCGGGTGATTTTGGTGGTACCGTGATTAATGCGGATGGCGTTAAAGTTGCGGATAATATCAAACTTGCTGATGCTGGATTGACTGTAGGTTCAGTTGTGATTCAGCCTAATAAAGCTACCGTATCTGGACTTCAAAACCCGACAGCTAACGATGAAGCTGTAAATTTAGGATACCTTACTACTAAATTAACTGATCTTACAAACGGCGGAATCAAATTTACTGGCAATGATGGGGGCGACCACACATTAAAACTTGGTCAAAAGATCACGATCAAGGGTTTAGCTAATTATGCCGATACTGACGGTGGAGCAAATATCGCAACTCAGGCTTCTGATGGTCAACTTCTAATTGGACTGAAGAAGGCTCTGACGGGATTGACTAGCGTAGCTATTGAAAATGGACCTACACTTTCAAATGCAGGCATCGATGCGGGTGGTAAGCCTATAAGTAACTTAAAACCTGCAACAGATACATCAGGTCCTAATGATGCTGCTAACGTTCAGTATGTAAAAGATAAAGTTGAAGCACTCAAAAATGCAGGATACACGCTTACTGGTGATTCGGGTACAACTGGTGTGAAACCAATCGGATCATCGATTGTGTTTACAGGCGATGCAAATATTTCTACCGCTGCCTCTGGCACTGGTGTCGCTATTGCACTTAAACCGAATCTAACTGGCTTAACATCTGGAACATTTGGAGATACGGTAATCAATGGTGATGGTGTTAAAGTTGCAGATAATATCAAACTTGCTGATGACGGCTTAACAGCAGGCAATGTCCGAATCGATCCTGCTTCAAACAAAATCACTGGACTTGAAGCTCCAACTGACGACAAAGATGCAGTAAACAAGAAATTCCTTGATGATGCGGTTAAGGGCTTAGCAGACGGCGGAATCAAATTTACGGGCAATGATGGGGGCGACCACACATTAAAACTTGGTCAAAAGATCACGATTAAAGGTACAGCTAATTATGCCGATACTGACGGTGGAGCAAATATCGCAACACAGGCTTCTGACGGTCAACTTCTAATTGGTTTGAAGAAGGCTCTGACGGGATTGACTAGTGTAGCTATTGAAAATGGACCTACACTTTCAAATGCAGGTATCGATGCGGGTGGTAAGCCTATAAGTAACTTAAAACCTGCAACAGATACATCAGGTCCTAATGATGCTGCTAACGTTCAGTATGTAAAAGATGCTGTTAAAGGTTTGACCGATTCAGGATACACTCTTAAAGGCGATGCAGATGCAACTCAACTTTTCAAAGTTGGCTCTACAATTGCATTTACAGGTGATGCGAATATCACATCAACAGTATCAGCTAACGGTATTTCACTTGCCTTAAAACCTGACTTAACTGGTTTAACATCTGGAACATTTGGAGATACGGTAATCAATGGTGATGGCGTTAAAGTTGCGGATAATATCAAACTTGCTGATGACGGCTTAACAGCAGGCAATGTCAGGATTGATCCTACTTCAAACAAAATCACTGGACTTGAAGCTCCAACTGACGACAAAGATGCAGTAAACAAGAAATTCCTCGATGATGCAGTTAAAGGCTTAACAGACGGCGGAATCAAATTTACGGGCAATGACGGCGGTGACCACACATTAAAACTTGGTCAAAAGATCACGATCAAGGGTTTAGCTAATTATGCCGATACTGACGGTGGAGCAAATATCGCAACACAGGCTTCTGATGGTCAGCTTCTAATTGGCCTTAAAAAAGCTCTGACGGGATTGACTAGCTTTACTACAGAAGGCGGTACAGTTTTAGACGATACAGGATTAGCAGTTAAAGACGGTCCATCAGTTAAGAAAGATGGTATCGATGCGGGTGGTAAAAAAATATCAAACCTCAAACCAGCTGATGAAAATTCTGCAGATAATGATGCTGCAAACGTTAAGTTTGTAAAAGATGCTGTTAAAGGTTTGACCGATTCAGGATACACTCTTAAAGGCGATGCAGATGCAACTCAACTTTTCAAAGTTGGCTCTACAATTGCATTTACAGGTGATGCGAATATCACATCAACAGTATCAGCTAACGGTATTTCACTTGCCTTAAAACCTGACTTAACTGGTTTAACATCTGGAACATTTGGAGATACGGTAATCAATGGTGATGGCGTTAAAGTTGCGGATAATATCAAACTTGCTGATGACGGCTTAACAGCAGGCAATGTCAGGATTGATCCTACTTCAAACAAAATCACTGGACTTGAAGCTCCAACTGACGACAAAGATGCAGTAAACAAGAAATTCCTCGATGATGCAGTTAAAGGCTTAACAGACGGCGGAATCAAATTTACGGGCAATGATGGGGGCGACCACACATTAAAACTTGGTCAAAAGATCACGATTAAAGGTACAGCTAATTATGCCGATACTGATGGTGGAGCAAATATCGCAACTCAGGCTTCTGATGGTCAGCTTCTAATTGGACTGAAGAAGGCTTTGACGGGATTGACTAGTGTAGCTATTGAAAATGGACCTACACTTTCAAATGCAGGTATCGATGCGGGTGGTAAGCCTATAAGTAACTTAAAACCTGCAACAGATACATCAGGTCCTAATGATGCTGCTAACGTTCAGTATGTAAAAGATAAAGTTGACGCACTGAAAAATGAAGGATATACGCTTACTGGTGATTCGGGTACAACTGGCGTGAAACCAATCGGATCATCGATTGCGTTTACAGGCGATGAAAACCTGACTACAACGGCTTCAAATACTGGCGTTGCAATAGCATTAAATAAATCACTTCAAAACATGCAAAGCGTGGCGATTTCAAATGGTCCAATTTTAAATGCTGATGGTTTGAAAATTAACGATAATGTTAAATTGGGTTCTGACGGCTTAACAGCAGGCAATGTTCGAATTGATCCTACTTCAAACAAAATCTCAGGCATCGAAGCCCCAACTGATGACAAAGATGCGGCAAACAAAAAATATGTTGATGACCACATCACAAATTTAAATAATAATCCGCTTACATTCGAAACTAACGATGGATCAACTCCTAAAAAGCTTGGAGATACGCTTAAAATCAAGGGGTCAGACTCTAACGCAACTAAAGATAATTTCGACTTATCTAATATCATGACTTGGATTGATGAAAATGGCGTTCTTAGAATTGGTATTAGAAAATCCCTTGAACTGTCTTCTATTAAAGCGTCTGATGGTGCGGGCAAATCTGCAACTCTAAATCCCGACTCTCTTGTATTTGAAGGAGTGGACGGAAAGAACGGAGCTGACGGCACAGTAACTATGAAGGTCACAACCACAGGACCTGCGGACGTCAAGGGCAACACATTAAATCGTTTAAGCTTAAATGATGTGAGCATTGCCACTCTTAATGATGGGTTTAAATATGCTGGCAATGTGGGTGGCCCTATCAGCGTAACGTTGAATCAAACTATCAATATCCAAGGAGCAACTGCAAATACGAATGCGAAATTGTTTGACGGTGGCAAAAACGTTATGACCGAAGTCGCTCAAGATGGGGATGGTGTCAAATACACGGTCGCAATTAAGAAATCACCTGAATTTGAGAACGTGACATTGACAGGTACTCCAGCCGAAGGTTCTACTGTTGCTAAGCCAGGTAAATTAGCAATTCAGGATGGTGCAAATAAGGACAAAATCATTGCCACAGTAGATGGTAAAGGTAATTCTGAGATTGCTCTGAAAGGTGCTTCAGATAAGGATATCGTGAAGATTGGGGCTGATAGCGATAGCAATGGTAAAGTATCCGTCATAGGCAAAGATGGAGCTAATTCGACAGATTTGAAACACGACGGATTAGCTATTAAAGATGCGTCAGGCACATCAAATCTTGGTACAAATGCTCAGGGTACGGGCGGTGTGGAAGATTTGGTTGCAAATGCCTCTGCGAAAAAACGTCGTCTAACTCACACTGTTGATGGAAAAACGGAAGAAATCGCAACCCTCAACGATGGCTTAATCGTCAAGGGTAACACCACTGATAAAGCAGGCGTTAAGCTTAACAATGCAGTCAAGGTGGCTGGTGCGGACTCAAACACTAAATGGGAAGACTTCGATGGTGGCGAAAATATTATGACCAAAGTCGAAACTGTGAACGGTGAAACAGTGATTCGCGTTGCTATGAAGAAAGACCTTAAACTAAAAGATGGTAACTTCGGCGGTGACGGCAAGGATGGCTCAGTTACTGTCTCAAACGGAGACGGAACGGAAACTGTATCTATCAATCCAGATAAAATTAACTTCACTGGCGTTCCTGGAAAAGACGGCCAACCAGCTGTTAATGCGGGCATCCAGATGTCACAAGACGTGCCAAATCACGTAGACGGCACTAAACCAGCAACTCGTCTACAAGTGGTAAATGGAGATCAGGTTGATCATGTAGCTACTATGAACGATGGTTTGAAATTCAGTGCGAATACTGGAGAAGATTCAGCAAATAAACTGAACACCACAGTGAATATCAAGGGTGACACGGCCAATACAAATTGGTCGGAATTTGACGATGGTCGAAATATCATGACCAAAATTGAGGCTAACGAAAAGGGTGAAACTGATATCACCGTTGCACTTAAACGTGATATCGCAGTGGATACTGCCGTGGTCGGTACAGCTCCTGTTGAAGCGAAAGACGGCCAACCTGCAATCGCTGGTAAGGATGGCAATATCACCGTCGTAAACAAAAATGGCAAAACCGCTATAGTTATTAATTCTGCAGGTGATACTGGTCCTGAAATTGCAGTTAACAAACCTGATTCTGCAGAAGGCACTAAACTTACAACCAACGGTTTAGAAATAAGCAAAAACGGTCCTGATGCTACGAAACCGACCAAGGCGGTTGTATCTATAGCTCCTAACGGTGTGCCTAGTGTATCGGAAGATGCTAGCAGCTCCAAACCACGGCTGACATTGGCTTCGGGCGGGAAAACGGAGAGCATTGCCACAATGAACGATGGCTTGAAATTCCAAGGCGACGTTGAAAGCGTGGATAAGTTGCTTTCTAACACCCTGACCATGGTTGGCGGTGAGACTGACGAGAAAAAACTGACTACGGTTGAGGCTGATAAAAACATCGGCGTAATCGTCAAGGACGTGGCAGATGCTGGCTCTCGAGCTCCTGCAGATAAGGTTATGCAAGTTCGTCTAGCTAAAAAACTGAAAGGCCTTGAGTCTGCGGAATTCAAGCCAGTTGATGCGGGTGGCAATGCTACTGGACAATCCATCATGATAGGTGCAGGCGGAGTTACTGTCACTAAAGGCGGTAATACGGCTTCATTTAGCGAAGACGGATTGCGAGTCGGAGAAAACGGACCTAGCATGACCTCAAACGGTATCAATGCTGGCGGTATGCCTGTGACCAACGTAGGCACTCCTATCAAAGCAAACGATGCAGCTACTAAGGGTTATGTTGATGCTGAACTAGCAAAACAACAAAATCAGCTTGGCAATAACATCGAAGAAGTCCGTAAAGATGCATTAGGTGCTTCAGCTATGGCAATAGCTACGGCCGGACTGCCACAAGCTTACATACCAGGTAAGAGTGCGTTTGCAGTAGCAGGCGGAGCTGTAAAAGGGCATTCAGCCTTTGCTATGGGTATATCTACGATATCAGATAGCGGTAAGTGGATACTAAAAGGCACTGTGTCTGGTGACGGAAGAACCCAAGTAGGCGGTTCTATAGGAGCTGCTTATCAATGGTAA